The stretch of DNA CTTGTGTTTCTACCAGGCGAAATAGTCAGACTAACTGCCTGCTGGTTTCTTGGTGATTACATGTGTTTATTGTATTTATACATTATCTCTTTTACTGTCAGTGCTTCAATTGGAAATATAGTGATCATATCAGCTGATCGCTTTGTGGCTATCTGTGACCCCCTGCATTACCACACTAGAGTCACTGTGAAAAGAACCCAGGCATGTATCTGTTTGTTATGGCTCTATTCAATGCTGTACAACATTACTTTTGTAAAAGATGTTCTAAGGGACAGACATAACTCCTGCAATGGAGAATGTGTGTTCGTGAACGACAATTTTACAGTGCTTCTTGATcttgttttaaatttttttgtgCCAGTTACAGTAATCATAGTTCTGTACATGAGAGTATTTTATAAAGCTGTTATTCATCCCCGTGCAATCCGTTTTCATATTACAGCTGTGACTTTGAAGCATTCTATGACTCCATCAGCAACAAAATCAGAATTGAAAGCAGCAAGGACTCTTGGGGTTCTTGTGGTTGTGTTTCTAACTTGTTTCTGCCCTTATTACTGTGCTGGGTTGGTAACGGGAAGCTCATTTAATGCATCAGTCGTTGCCCTCTGTTTTTTCAGCATTAACTCCTGCCTAAACCCTGTGATATATGCCTTATTTTATCCATGGTTTAGAAAATCTGTAAGACATATTGTCACTTTTAAAATACTACAGCCTGGCTCAAGTGAGGCCAATGTAACATAAAAAAGAAACGTTCATTCATTCAGTAGTTTCACTTTTTTAATTTTACTGTGTAACTCATAATAAGCCAAACATAACCACCTAGACTTCCTTCCAAAGCAGAGCCATGCTTGTGAATAAAGTTTTTGAAAAAGTTCTTTAAAACCTGAAATTTGCAGCACTGATGGCAGCTTTTTTAAATTTTTGCTTTAGGAAAACAAATGGGCTAATTTTCCACCTTTTTGTAGCTGTGATTAATTTTAAATTAGGCATTTTTCACTTGTACCTTTCAACTCCTTCATTTTTCAATAAGTCCTGATCAAATTTGTTATACTTCTTTTACTCAGGATGAAATCTATGCCTTTCACAGCTGGTAGTCAAGGGACACTCTAGCAGAGTCACGGTGGGCATGTCGGCacggtagcattttcctctctgaACTACATGAAATGTCATAATTTCATTTCACTTTTCATTCTTTAACCGAACTGGATTCACTACATGCCTTCAAAAGCAAGCTGAAAGCGTCAAAGACTGCACAAGTAATTTGTAACTGCTTTGAATGAATGTATTGTCTTATTATTGTTTTTATGTTGTAACTGTATGgaattttgctgcctcttggccaggacatcCTTTAATCTCAATGGGGTTTTTTAAATCctagttaaataaaggttaaataaaaaaaactttataaaATTTTACGATATTTGTAAACATTGTTTAAATTTTGTtatctttttaatttttaatgtttgttcttgtgaaccacctcgtgatttttatcttgagaggcactttatAAAAGAAGTTCTTCACATTTTGGAGACAGGAATCCTGGCGGGGCAGCGGTGAGATGGTAAAATGTTTAATTTAGGACACATTTTCAGACTTGTACGCcctttcagacacacacacacacacacacacacacacacacacacacacacacacacacacacacacacacacacacacacacaacaaacaatCAGCTGCCCTATCTTTCAACTGAAAACATTATAAAATTATATCTGAAATTAAGATAAGATATAGCTAGACTAAGATATAGCATTCATAAGTACATATTCAAATTATTTATTGGTGCATAAATCACTATAAATAAAAGCTCTGCTCATACAACCAACTAGGACTGGTGCAcctgcagcactgtcagggtttcCTGTATCCTTCCTGCGAGATAATTGTTTCGTATGATGAACACTATTTCCTGCCTAAAGCTCTTTTGGgtaaaattaaatatttttattaaatgttccCCTTGGATCTGGAATATCTCAGGGAACCCCCGAGCACCATAGTGCCGCTTTTATTCAGAATCAGAAGAGTTTtatatgtgcgagaatcacaacatgaggaaattgctgcagtgcaaGAAAATATAAATAAGCAAAAATctgaattaagaaataaacacaataacATGATAATATAGGGAGGCAATAGAGAAGCAGCTACTATGTACAAGTCACAAGCTCACAAAGTCTCTCGAGACTTCATAGGACAAGGTTTGCTTATGTAGTCGGCCATTAAACCAAAATGAAGAAGGAGATCACATTTGATTTCATTGTTTGATGCTACATACATGGCCTGGCCAATAAAAAATTGTCCACCCAAAAAAAGATCTCACACTAATATTCCATTGGATTGCCTTAAACTTTAATTAcagcacacattcgctgtggcgttgtttagagaagcttctgcagtgtcacccc from Nothobranchius furzeri strain GRZ-AD chromosome 5, NfurGRZ-RIMD1, whole genome shotgun sequence encodes:
- the LOC139070124 gene encoding trace amine-associated receptor 13c-like, which encodes MEVLDTDFCFPQLSNSSCRKPALPRVTAVFLSFFLSFICVFTVALNLLVIISVSHFRKLHNTTNFLLLSLAISDFMVGLVFLPGEIVRLTACWFLGDYMCLLYLYIISFTVSASIGNIVIISADRFVAICDPLHYHTRVTVKRTQACICLLWLYSMLYNITFVKDVLRDRHNSCNGECVFVNDNFTVLLDLVLNFFVPVTVIIVLYMRVFYKAVIHPRAIRFHITAVTLKHSMTPSATKSELKAARTLGVLVVVFLTCFCPYYCAGLVTGSSFNASVVALCFFSINSCLNPVIYALFYPWFRKSVRHIVTFKILQPGSSEANVT